One Epinephelus lanceolatus isolate andai-2023 chromosome 10, ASM4190304v1, whole genome shotgun sequence genomic region harbors:
- the LOC117265710 gene encoding dynein regulatory complex protein 9-like → MSLSRIQSLRLAAVLEDCSDRLDIMEHTLTVKIGRQRGTVEAQEKARLTKLRDDCQYVSQQISKLHLELEEKQSVSSLQQVLEREEQKKMAENMRREAKRELERRKQTLKRQQEEIQQKTGKLKDMQQLAKELKDQLNESSEIANKKRVENKIELQLQQTQRKTSRVEKLLEEELELLKKQLKEERRVHEESQKFLQKKHEELQQQLQQWQQRTKQMLQEKEQQLNNVCCKRTLTLDRLMEKRRQFMEMEQVVMEDREEQEKLRQQQAEARAATKLQAWWRGCMVRRGLGSFKKAEEDKKGKKKKEGKKKKKK, encoded by the exons ATGTCTTTATCCCGGATTCAGAGTCTGAGACTGGCAGCTGTACTGGAGGACTGTTCAGACCGGTTGGACATAATGGAACATACCCTGACAGTCAAGATCGGCAGGCAGCGAGGCACTGTAGAGGCACAG gagaAAGCCAGGCTGACCAAGCTTAGGGACGACTG tcagtATGTCTCACAGCAGATTTCCAAGCTGCATTTGGAGCTGGAGGAGAAGCAGAGTGTCAGCTCTCTGCAGCAGGTTTTGGAGAGGGAGGAGCAGAAGAAGATGGCTGAGAACATGAGAAG AGAGGCAAAGAGAGAGCTGGAGCGAAGAAAACAAACTCTAAAGAGACAGCAAGAGGAGATCCAACAGAAAACTGGAAAACTGAAG GACATGCAACAGCTGGCCAAAGAACTGAAGGATCAGCTCAATGAGTCATCAGAAATCGCCAACAAGAAGCGTGTGGAGAATAAAATTGAGCTGCAGCTCCAGCAGACACAAAGGAAGACCAGCCGGgttgaaaagctgctggaggaggagctTGAG ctgctgaaaaaacagctgaaggaggagaggagagttcACGAGGAGTCACAGAAATTCCTGCAAAAGAAACACGAG GAGTtgcagcaacagctgcagcagtggcagcagcgcACAAAGCAGATGCTGCAagagaaggagcagcagcttaACAATGTGTGCTGCAAAAGAACACTGACTTTGGACAGACTGATGGAGAAGAGGAGACAG TTTATGGAGATGGAGCAGGTGGTGATGGAGGACAGGGAGGAGCAGGAGAAGTTGCGTCAACAGCAGGCAGAGGCCAGAGCTGCTACCAAG ctgcaggcctgGTGGAGGGGCTGCATGGTCCGCCGGGGCCTCGGCAGTTTTAAAAAAGCAGAGGAAGACAagaaagggaagaagaagaaagaaggaaagaaaaagaagaagaaatga
- the LOC117265711 gene encoding uncharacterized protein LOC117265711: protein MMAGAYRLALEPFNNSNLTKVKETTSFNQVMTLKVSNMQRLIQVVHRMAQKSCRRAFQLFCCPMDTMLCERGTCWPAQNHQAADDKTAQVALRNPPSTILIVNISNSTLIDCVIGNDTYPFAVAECQPLMQESGLHMHDQARCHCSRRQPGAGQTSPPPPPPPPPPLQSAEPPSINIHQSSLNCVIIGDNNYMHADQTHSTETEEA, encoded by the exons ATGATGGCAGGCGCTTACCGTTTGGCTCTGGAGCCTTTTAATAACAGCAATTTAACAAAAGTGAAAGAGACAACATCGTTCAATCAG GTGATGACTTTAAAAGTCTCCAACATGCAGAGACTCATCCAGGTGGTGCATAGGATGGCGCAGAAGAGCTGCAGAAGAGCCTTCCAGCTGTTTTGCTGCCCCATGGACACTATGCTGTGTGAGAGGGGCACATGCTGGCCAG CTCAAAACCATCAAGCTGCAGACGATAAAACCGCACAAG TTGCACTCCGGAATCCACCATCTACCATTCTGATTGTCAACATCAGCAACTCCACCTTGATCGACTGCGTCATTGGCAATGACACCTACCCATTTGCTGTGGCTGAATGTCAGCCTCTGATGCAGGAATCTGGGCTCCACATGCACG ATCAGGCGAGGTGCCACTGCAGCCGTAGACAGCCAGGGGCAGGACagacctctcctcctcctcctcctcctcctcctcctcctctgcaatcAGCTGAGCCTCCGAGCATCAACATCCACCAATCTAGTCTCAATTGTGTCATTATCGGAGACAATAACTACATGCACGCTGATCAGACCCACTCGACCGAAACAGAAGAGGCGTGA